The genomic stretch CTTCATCGTGTTCTGTTTGGATTTTTAGAAGCTCTCTTTCAAGAGGTTCTTTGGAAATCATCAATTTATTGATTTCATCATCAATAGGCTTTGATTTTCTTAGGTTTACGATTTCTTGTTCGATTTCATCAACGATAAGGCCCGTTCTCCAGTTGCAATCTTTTTTGAGCCTTAGGATATCGCCATAGATATGATCTCCGATATAAAGAATATCGTCACCACTCAGATCCAACGCATCCGTAAAGATACTTGCGCATCCACCTTGGTAGACTCCGGGTTTAATTTCTTTGGCGATGGATTCCAAGACGCCTTTGTCTAGGTCCACATTTACGAACTCATGCTTTTCGTAGAAGAACTTTGGTTTGTGAGCCAGCGTAATTACGAATTCAAAAAGTTCTGACCAGTGCTTGTGATCATTTAAAAAAGGTGTCACGCAGCTATCAAGAATGAATTTTGAATAATCAAAATCTGAGTTTGTGATGATAAATATTTTTTTACCATGTTTCTTGAATCTCTCTAGATTCTCCACAGTCTCTTTTGATTTATAGATAAAAGGATCTATGTTTTTTCTGACATCGTCTTTGATGCTTCCATCTCTATGAGCTTCATCAAGACAAGCTAAAATATCATTTGCGATCTGGTTGTAATCTGGCAGAACACCGTTGTGCTTGTCATCTTTTAGATCTACAAGCTGCGCAAAAAGCAATGCCGGCGAAATCGAGAAGATTGTATCGATGGCATAATAATTTTCGTTTCCTAGATCGATGTACTTGCTCTTGTAGATTTTTTTTTGTGTTCTGAAGTCGATGGGCTTTGTCCCATGAGTGCTCATTCTGATTCCAGAATAGCGATTTAACTTTAAAAGGTTGCCATTTTTAGTATCGAGAACGAGCCCACGAATGGCTTTATCGAACTCAAACGGTAGATTTAAAATGTCTTTTGGGTAACCTTTTTTTGCGACCAACTTCTGAAGTACGACCTTATGTGCCAACTGTTCGAAATTATGAGAATTATAGCGAACCAACGTGTGATCCATGTCGAGGCCGATATATTTGATTTGCTTGAGGTTTAAGGTTCTATTTACGAAAACTTTTTGATTCATCCATGTGCTCCTGGGTCATAGACTACATGGAATTGCCTTAAGAGTCAAAACACGCTTGAGAGGAGGGGCTTGGTATGCAATATTTGACGCTTAAGGTTTTAGTGGTAGCTGTCTACCACATTAAAAAATATCAAGAAAAATATATCAAGGAGAGCTAATGAGTTTTTCAGCTAATAATCCTGTAGGGCTTGATGGAATCGAATTCCTAGAATTTGCTACACCAGATCCAGAAAAATTAGAAAAAGTGTTCTTTAGTTTTGGTTTCAAAAAGATTGGTCAGCATAAAACAAAAAACGTTCAACTTTATCGTCAAGGCGATATCAATTTCATTATCAACAATGAAAAAGATTCTTTTGCTTATGATTTCAAAACAAAGCACGGTTCATCCATCTGCGCGATGGCCTTGAGAGTACAGGTTCCAGCAAAGGACGCTTTGAAAGTAGCGGTTGAGCGTGGTGCGAAGAAATATGAAAATCGCGAAGGCGATGCCGGAGCATTCCCATCCATTTATGGAATCGGCGACTGCGTGGTTTATTTTATCGACCAATACAGCGACAAAACTTACGACAAAGATTTTGACTATAT from Bdellovibrionota bacterium encodes the following:
- a CDS encoding HAD-IG family 5'-nucleotidase, which produces MNQKVFVNRTLNLKQIKYIGLDMDHTLVRYNSHNFEQLAHKVVLQKLVAKKGYPKDILNLPFEFDKAIRGLVLDTKNGNLLKLNRYSGIRMSTHGTKPIDFRTQKKIYKSKYIDLGNENYYAIDTIFSISPALLFAQLVDLKDDKHNGVLPDYNQIANDILACLDEAHRDGSIKDDVRKNIDPFIYKSKETVENLERFKKHGKKIFIITNSDFDYSKFILDSCVTPFLNDHKHWSELFEFVITLAHKPKFFYEKHEFVNVDLDKGVLESIAKEIKPGVYQGGCASIFTDALDLSGDDILYIGDHIYGDILRLKKDCNWRTGLIVDEIEQEIVNLRKSKPIDDEINKLMISKEPLERELLKIQTEHDEGKETSKEAAMKLQDEIGIIDKKISDLISKHQSFFNPHWGEIMRIGSEESYFASQVERFACIYMAHLNDLLELSPRTYFRGFRRTLPHENDLITQG